A DNA window from Myxocyprinus asiaticus isolate MX2 ecotype Aquarium Trade chromosome 15, UBuf_Myxa_2, whole genome shotgun sequence contains the following coding sequences:
- the LOC127453192 gene encoding polyadenylate-binding protein 1A-like: MNFDLINGKPMRVMWCQRDPSLRKSGVGNIFIKNLEKSINSEGLLDIFSSFGNILSCKVSCDENGSKGFGFVHFETHEAAEKAINRLNGMLINEQIVFVGHFKSRKEREAEMQARAKQFTNIYIKNFGSDVNDATFNETFSKFGPIVSVRVMTDESGNSKGFGFVNFEKNSDAKRAVDEMNGAELNGRQLYVSRAQKKRERHAELKRRYEKTKQERITNYQGVNLYIKNLSDSVDNELLLKEFSPYGNITSVKVMMDGGRSRGFGFVCFSSPEEATKAITEMNGCIIASKPIYVSLAQRRSERQAHLIHQYMMRMSFHNQHVMINPLMEPYHSNPPSGYCMDQQIQSFAPYYPYGPIAHSHFSTQWDTPAIGPQYIQTMPMAVQSTVSARQTPQMPSVMHSQSTGAVITVTSVNGETQYKVTPDVRNRRKFMDTPPQQWDTVQPDVNIQEQESLTSSSHEHHKQMLGEFIPVLLWLVALLNLFIFV; the protein is encoded by the exons ATGAACTTTGACCTGATCAATGGCAAGCCGATGCGTGTGATGTGGTGTCAGAGAGACCCTTCGCTGAGGAAGAGTGGGGTGGGAAACATCTTTATCAAGAACCTGGAGAAATCTATCAACAGTGAGGGGCTCCTCGATATCTTCTCATCCTTCGGAAACATCTTATCCTGCAAA GTGTCTTGCGATGAAAATGGATCTAAAGGTTTTGGATTTGTGCACTTCGAGACCCATGAAGCTGCTGAAAAAGCTATCAACAGATTAAACGGCATGTTGATCAATGAGCAGATAGT GTTTGTCGGCCACTTTAAGTCTCGTAAAGAGCGTGAGGCAGAAATGCAGGCGAGAGCCAAACAGTTCACCAATATTTACATCAAGAACTTTGGATCAGATGTGAATGATGCAACGTTCAATGAGACATTTAGCAAATTTG GCCCAATCGTGAGCGTTCGAGTCATGACCGATGAGAGCGGAAACTCTAAGGGGTTCGGTTTTGTCAACTTCGAGAAAAACAGTGATGCCAAGAGG GCAGTGGATGAGATGAACGGGGCGGAGCTGAACGGCAGGCAGCTCTATGTGAGTCGTGCTCAGAAGAAACGAGAGCGTCATGCAGAACTGAAGCGCAGATATGAGAAGACAAAGCAGGAGCGCATCACAAACTATCag GGAGTGAATCTGTACATCAAAAATCTGAGTGACAGCGTGGACAATGAACTTCTCCTCAAAGAGTTCTCACCGTACGGCAACATCACCAGTGTGAAG GTGATGATGGATGGCGGCCGCAGTCGTGGTTTTGGATTCGTTTGTTTCTCGTCTCCTGAAGAGGCCACTAAAGCCATCACTGAAATGAACGGATGCATCATTGCATCCAAACCGATATACGTCTCGCTTGCTCAGCGGAGGAGTGAACGACAGGCTCACCTCATCCACCAATACATGATGAGAATGAGCTTTCATAACCAACATGTGATGATAAACCCGCTCATGGAGCCCTACCATTCAAACCCACCGTCTGGATACTGTATGGATCAGCAG ATTCAGAGTTTCGCTCCATACTACCCTTACGGCCCTATCGCCCATTCTCACTTCAGCACTCAATGGGACACACCGGCCATCGGCCCTCAGT ATATCCAAACCATGCCGATGGCGGTTCAGTCCACTGTGAGTGCTCGACAGACACCCCAGATGCCTTCTGTGATGCATTCTCAGAGCACAG GTGCAGTCATAACAGTGACTTCAGTGAACGGAGAAACACAGTATAAAGTCACACCTGATGTCCGCAACCGTCGCAAGTTCATGGACACTCCGCCGCAGCAATGGGACACAGTGCAG CCTGATGTCAACATTCAAGAGCAGGAGTCTCTGACGTCATCCTCTCACGAACACCACAAGCAGATGCTGGGTGAGTTTATTCCTGTATTATTGTGGCTTGTTGCTCTTTTGAATctttttatctttgtttaa